The following coding sequences are from one Triticum dicoccoides isolate Atlit2015 ecotype Zavitan chromosome 4A, WEW_v2.0, whole genome shotgun sequence window:
- the LOC119285896 gene encoding novel plant SNARE 13-like — translation MASDVPMTPELQQMDGEIQDIFRALQNGFQKMDKIKDSNRQAKQLEDLTGKMKECKRLIKEFDRILKVEESKNPPEVNKQLNDRKQYMIKELNSYVTLRKTYQSSLGNNKRVELFDMGGTSSEPAADDNIQMASAMTNQQLVDSGRNQMDQTDEAIARSKMVVAQTVEVGSQTATTLTQQTEQMKRIGNELDSVHFSLKKASQLVKEIGRQVATDKCIMGLLALIVFGVIAIIVVKIVNPHNKNIPDIPGMAPPAQNFQTNRRLLSAKAFRGL, via the exons ATGGCGAGCGACGTGCCCATGACCCCGGAGCTCCAGCAGATGGATGGAGAGATCCAGGACATCTTCCGCGCACTCCA AAATGGGTTCCAAAAGATGGACAAGATTAAAGATTCTAATAGGCAAGCTAAACAATTGGAGGATCTTACAGGGAAAATGAAGGAGTGCAAGCG CTTGATCAAAGAGTTTGATCGTATTCTGAAAGTCGAGGAGTCAAAGAACCCTCCTGAAGTCAACAAGCAGCTAAATGACAGAAAACAGTATATG ATCAAAGAGTTGAACTCCTATGTCACCTTGAGGAAGAC ATACCAAAGTAGCCTTGGTAACAACAAGCGGGTTGAACTCTTTGATATGGGTGGTACAAGTAGTGAGCCTGCCGCAGATGACAATATTCAAATGGCATCAG CTATGACGAATCAACAACTCGTTGATTCTGGAAGAAACCAAATGGATCAAACAGACGAAGCTATTGCACGTTCAAAAATG GTTGTTGCGCAAACTGTCGAAGTTGGATCTCAAACTGCTACAACATTAACACAGCAG ACGGAACAAATGAAGAGAATTGGCAATGAGCTCGATTCGGTTCACTTTTCGTTGAAGAAAGCTAGCCAGCTTGTGAAAGAGATTGGCCGGCAG GTAGCAACAGACAAATGCATCATGGGGTTGCTTGCTCTGATAGTTTTTGGCGTTATTGCAATTATCGTTGTTAAG ATTGTCAACCCGCATAACAAGAACATCCCAGATATCCCAGGAATGGCTCCACCTGCTCAAAATTTTCAGACTAACAGGAGATTGTTGTCAGCAAAAGCTTTCAGAGGTCTTTGA